A single window of Hyla sarda isolate aHylSar1 chromosome 2, aHylSar1.hap1, whole genome shotgun sequence DNA harbors:
- the LOC130357514 gene encoding serine-rich adhesin for platelets-like: MEAKANSLITEDEFRVMFNPKPVLATIYTLPKIHKQRTPILGHPIVSGNENLTEGISLHVDQILAPFVLALSSFIKDIGDAVIRLQEISFSPHTLIVILDVEALYTNIKHYLGVLWRRKTCLQIKDVTTVNTSVTPETSDTSYTTSSVTPSWSPSDSTTVSDNSTVSATDIGTSVTEGSSTISSASEASSVTSSNGESSSASPSVSTSGTSTELPTSVTSGPPTSIESLSTTEPSTEFVSSDTRESSSTISSISETSSVTSSNLESSSESPPVSTSGTSTESPTSVTSGSHTSTESLSTTEPSTAFVSSDTTEGSSTISSASETSSVTSSNLESSSESPPVSTSGTSTEIPTSVTSGSHTSTEPLSTTEPSTVFVSSDTTEGSSTISSASETASVTSSNFESSSVPPSVSTSGTSTEFPSSVRSDSPTATESFSATSTEFVSSSTKEGSTSISLSSETSSVTSSNLESSSESPSVSTSGTSTDILTSGTSGPPTSTEPLSLTASSTAFDSSATIESSSSISSTSETSSATSSNFQSSVPPSVSTSGTSTDIPTSVTSDSPTSAESFSTTEYSTEFVSSSSTESSTSISLTSETSSVTSSNLESSSVPPSVSTSGTSIEFPTSVSSGPPTSTESLSTNEPSTEFLSSSTTEGSSSISLTSETSSVTSRSFESTSESSSGSTLGTSTDILSSMTSGPLIYTESYSTIAPSTAFDSSVTTESSPTILSTSETSSVTSSNFESSSVSPSVSTLEVSSEFPTSVTSASPTATESFPTTEPSTEFMSSFTTEGLSTILFTSETSSATSSNLEISSSPSVITSGTSTDILTSVTSGPPTSTESLSTTEPSTAFVSSATTEGSSTISSISETSSVTSSNVESSSESPSVSTSATSTDIPTSGTAESQTSTEPLSLTASSTAFVSSATTESSSSFSSTSETSSVTSSNIESSSVPPSDSTSGISTESPTSVSSASPISAESLSTTEPSTAFVSSATTESSSTISSTSETSTVTSSNIESSSVPPSVSTSGASTEFPTSVTSGPPTSIESLSTTEPSTTFVSSAITESSSTISSTSETSSVTSSNVESSSESPSVSTSAASTDILTSVTAESQTSTEPLSLIASSTAFVSSSTTESSSTISTSETSSVTSSNFESSSVRPSISTSGTSTEFPTSVTSGPPTSIESLSTTEPSTAFVSSSITESSSLILSTSETLSVTSSNFESSSVRPSISTSGAYTEIPTSVTSGPPTSIESLSRTEPSTTFVSSAITESSSTISSTSETSSVTSSNVESSSESPSVSTSATSTDILTSVTAESQTSTEPLSLTASSTAFVSSSTTESSSTISTFETSSVTASNFESSSVRPSISTSGTSNVIPTSVTSGPPTSTESLSTTEPSTAFVSSATTESSSSISLTSEISSVTSNNIESSSIPPSDSTSGISTEIPTSVSSASPTSAESLSTTEPSTEFVSLSTTESSSTILSTSETSSVTSSNFESSSVAPSVSTSGASTVFPTSVTSGPPTSIEFLSTTEPSTAFVSSATIESSSTISPTSETSSLTSSNVESSSESPSVSTSATSTDILTSVTAESQTSTEPLSLTASSTAFVSSTTIESSSSVSSTSETSSVTSSNIESSSVSPSVSTSGASTEIPTSVTSGPPTSAESLSTTEPSTEFVSSSTTDSSSTISSTSETSSVTSSNFESSSVSPSVSTSGTSNEIPTSVTSGPPTSTESPSTTEPSTALVSSATIEGLSTISSTSETSSMTSSNVESSSESPSVSASATSTDILTSVTAESQTSTEPLSLTASSTAFVSSSTTESSSSISSISETSSVTSSNIESSSVSPSVSTSGTSTEIPTSVSSASSTSAESLSTTEPSSAFVSSSTTESSSIILSTSETSSVTSSNFESSSVRPSDSTSGASTEFPTSVTSGPPTSIESLSTTEPSTAFVSSATIESSSTISSTSETSSVTSSNVESSSESPSVSTTATSTDILTSVAAGSQTSTEPLSLTTSSTAFVSSSTTESSSTIYSNSETSSVTSSNIESSVTTSVSTSGTSTEFPTSATSLLPTSAESLSTSEPSTAFVSSATTEGSSTISSTFETSTVTSSNFESSSVPPSVSTSGASTEIPTSVTSGPPTSTESLSTTEPSTALVSSATTESSSTISSTSEKSSMTSSNVESSSESASVSASGTSTDILTSVTAESQTSTEPLSLTTSSTAFVSSATTESSSSISSTSETSSATSNNNESSSVPPSDSTSGASTEIPSSVPSASPTSAESLSTTEPSTAFVSLSTTESSSTISSTSETSSVTSSKVESSSESPSVSTSATSTDIPTSVTAESQTSTEPLSLTTSSTAFVSSSTTESSSTISSTSETSSITSSNIESSSVPPSVSTSGTTTEFPTSATSRPPTSSESLSTSEPSTAFVSSATTESSSTISSTSETPTVTSSNIESSSVPPSVSTSGASTEFPTSVTSGPPTSIESLSTTEPSTTFVSSAITESSSTIPSSSETSSVTSSNVESSSESPSVSTSATSTDILTSGTAESQTSTEPLSLIVSSTAFVSSSTTESSSTISTSETSSVTSSNFESSSVPPSVSTSGTTTEFPTSATSRPPTSSESLSTSEPSTAFVSSATTEGSSTISSTSETSTVTSSNFESSSVPPSVSTSGASTEIPTSVTSGPTTSIESVSTTELSTALVSSATTESSSIISSTSESSSVSSSNVESSSESPSVSTSATSTDILTSVTAESQTSTEPLSLTASSTAFVSSTTIESSSSVSSTSETSSVTSSNIESSSVSPSVSTSGASTEISTSVTSGPPTSTESLSTTEPSTAFVSSATTESSSTISSTSETSSMTSNNIESSSVPPSVSTSGTSTEIPTSVSSASPTPAESLSTTEPSSAFVYSDTTESSSTNSSTSETSSVTSSNFESSSVSPSVSTSGTSTEFPTSVTSASPTSTESLSLTASTTAFVSSATTESSFSISLTSETSSVTSSNVESSSVSPSVSTSGTSSEIPTSATSGLPTSIESLSTTEPSTAFVSSATTEGSSTISSTFEISLLTSNNVESSSESPFVSASATSTDIPTSVTSGSPISTESLSPTASSTAFVSSATTESSSTFSSTAEMSSVTSSNIESSSVPPSVSTSGTSTDIPTSVSSASPTSAESLSTTEPSTAFVSSATTESSSTISSTSETSSVTSSNFESSSVPPSVSTSGTSTEIPTGVTSGPPTSTESLSTIEPSTALVSSATTEGSSTILSTSEKSSMTSSNVESSTESPSVSTSATSTDILTSVAAESQTSTEPLSLTASSTAFVSSSTTESSSTISSTSETSSVTSNNNESSSVPPSDSTSGASTEIPSSVPSASPTSIESLSTTEPSTAFVSLSTTESSSTISSTSETSSVTSM, translated from the exons atgtaACTACTGTAAATACTAGTGTCACACCTGAAACTTCTGACACTTCATACACTACTTCAAGCGTTACACCATCCTGGTCACCAAGTGACTCTACCACTGTGAGTGATAACAGCACTGTATCTGCTACAGACATTGGCACTTCAGTGACAGAAGGTTCATCCACAATCTCCTCAGCTTCTGAAGCATCTTCAGTGACATCAAGTAATGGTGAATCATCATCTGCATCGCCTTCTGTCAGTACATCAGGTACATCCACTGAGCTCCCTACCAGTGTGACATCTGGACCTCCAACTTCCATTGAATCTCTTTCCACAACTGAACCTTCTACAGAATTTGTGTCTTCAGACACCAGAGAAAGTTCTTCCACAATCTCATCAATTTCTGAAACATCTTCAGTGACATCAAGTAACCTTGAGTCCTCATCTGAATCACCCCCTGTTAGTACTTCAGGCACATCCACTGAGAGCCCTACCAGTGTGACATCTGGGTCTCACACTTCCACTGAATCTCTTTCCACAACTGAACCTTCTACAGCATTTGTGTCTTCAGACACCACAGAAGGTTCATCTACAATCTCCTCAGCCTCAGAAACATCTTCAGTGACATCAAGTAACCTTGAGTCCTCATCTGAATCACCCCCTGTTAGTACTTCAGGCACATCCACTGAGATCCCTACCAGTGTGACATCTGGGTCTCATACTTCCACTGAACCTCTTTCCACAACTGAACCTTCTACAGTATTTGTGTCTTCAGACACCACAGAAGGTTCATCTACAATCTCATCAGCCTCAGAAACAGCTTCAGTGACATCAAGTAACTTTGAATCATCATCTGTACCACCCTCTGTTAGTACTTCAGGTACATCCACTGAGTTCCCATCCAGTGTTAGATCTGATTCTCCAACTGCCACTGAATCTTTTTCCGCAACTTCTACAGAATTTGTGTCTTCATCCACCAAAGAAGGTTCAACCTCAATATCTTTATCTTCGGAAACATCTTCAGTGACATCAAGTAACCTTGAATCATCATCTGAATCACCCTCTGTTAGTACCTCAGGCACATCCACTGACATTCTCACCAGTGGGACATCTGGGCCTCCAACTTCCACTGAACCTCTTTCCCTGACTGCATCTTCTACAGCATTTGACTCTTCAGCCACCATAGAAAGTTCATCCTCAATCTCATCAACTTCAGAAACATCTTCAGCGACATCAAGTAACTTTCAATCCTCTGTACCACCCTCTGTTAGTACCTCAGGCACATCCACTGATATCCCTACCAGTGTGACATCTGATTCTCCAACTTCTGCTGAATCATTTTCCACAACTGAATATTCTACAGAATTTGTGTCTTCATCCAGCACAGAAAGTTCAACCTCAATCTCTTTAACCTCTGAAACATCTTCAGTGACATCAAGTAACCTTGAATCTTCATCTGTACCACCCTCTGTCAGTACTTCAGGTACATCCATCGAGTTCCCTACTAGTGTGTCATCTGGGCCTCCAACTTCCACTGAATCTCTTTCCACAAATGAACCTTCTACAGAATTTTTGTCTTCATCCACCACAGAAGGTTCATCCTCAATCTCTTTAACTTCGGAAACATCTTCGGTGACATCCAGAAGCTTTGAATCAACATCAGAATCATCTTCTGGTAGTACCTTAGGCACATCCACTGACATTCTTAGTAGTATGACATCTGGGCCTCTAATTTACACTGAATCTTATTCTACAATTGCACCTTCTACAGCTTTTGATTCTTCAGTCACCACAGAAAGTTCACCCACAATCTTATCAACCTCTGAAACATCTTCAGTGACATCCAGTAATTTTGAATCGTCATCTGTATCACCATCTGTTAGTACTTTAGAGGTATCTTCTGAATTCCCTACCAGTGTGACATCTGCTTCTCCAACTGCTACTGAATCTTTCCCCACAACTGAACCTTCTACAGAATTTATGTCTTCATTCACCACAGAAGGTTTATCCACAATCTTATTTACTTCTGAAACATCTTCAGCGACATCAAGTAACTTGGAAATATCATCATCACCTTCTGTAATTACCTCCGGCACATCCACAGACATTCTTACCAGTGTGACATCTGGGCCTCCAACTTCCACTGAATCTCTTTCCACAACTGAACCTTCTACAGCATTTGTGTCTTCAGCCACCACAGAAGGTTCATCCACAATCTCATCAATTTCTGAAACATCTTCAGTGACATCAAGTAATGTTGAGTCATCATCAGAATCACCCTCTGTTAGTACCTCAGCCACATCCACTGATATTCCTACCAGTGGGACAGCTGAGTCTCAAACGTCCACTGAACCTCTTTCCCTGACTGCATCTTCTACAGCGTTTGTATCTTCAGCCACCACAGAAAGTTCATCCTCATTCTCATCAACTTCTGAAACATCTTCAGTGACATCAAGTAACATTGAATCATCGTCTGTACCACCATCTGATAGTACCTCAGGCATATCCACTGAGAGCCCAACCAGTGTGTCATCTGCTTCTCCAATTTCAGCTGAATCTCTTTCCACAACTGAACCTTCTACAGCATTTGTGTCTTCAGCCACCACAGAAAGTTCTTCCACAATCTCATCAACTTCTGAAACATCCACAGTGACATCAAGTAACATTGAATCATCATCTGTACCACCTTCTGTTAGTACCTCAGGTGCATCCACTGAGTTTCCTACCAGTGTGACATCTGGGCCTCCAACTTCCATTGAATCTCTTTCCACAACTGAACCTTCTACAACATTCGTGTCTTCAGCCATCACAGAAAGTTCATCCACAATCTCATCAACCTCTGAAACTTCTTCAGTGACATCAAGTAATGTTGAATCATCATCAGAATCACCCTCTGTTAGTACCTCAGCCGCATCCACTGATATTCTTACCAGTGTGACAGCTGAGTCTCAAACGTCCACTGAACCTCTTTCCCTGATTGCATCATCTACAGCGTTTGTATCTTCATCCACCACAGAAAGTTCTTCCACAATCTCAACTTCTGAAACATCCTCAGTAACATCAAGTAACTTTGAATCATCATCTGTACGACCATCGATTAGTACCTCAGGTACATCCACTGAGTTTCCTACCAGTGTGACATCTGGGCCTCCGACTTCCATTGAATCTCTTTCCACAACTGAACCTTCTACAGCATTTGTGTCTTCATCCATCACAGAAAGTTCTTCCTTAATCTTATCAACTTCTGAAACATTGTCAGTGACATCAAGTAACTTTGAATCATCATCTGTACGACCATCTATTAGTACCTCAGGTGCATACACTGAGATCCCTACCAGTGTGACATCTGGGCCTCCAACTTCCATTGAATCTCTTTCCAGAACTGAACCTTCTACAACATTCGTGTCTTCAGCCATCACAGAAAGTTCATCCACAATCTCATCAACCTCTGAAACTTCTTCAGTGACATCAAGTAATGTTGAATCATCATCAGAATCACCCTCTGTTAGTACCTCAGCCACATCCACTGATATTCTTACCAGTGTGACAGCTGAGTCTCAAACGTCCACTGAACCTCTTTCCCTGACTGCATCTTCTACAGCGTTTGTATCTTCATCCACCACAGAAAGTTCTTCCACAATCTCAACTTTTGAAACATCCTCAGTAACAGCAAGTAACTTTGAATCATCATCTGTACGACCATCGATTAGTACCTCAGGTACATCCAATGTGATCCCTACCAGTGTGACATCTGGGCCTCCAACTTCCACTGAATCTCTTTCCACAACTGAACCTTCTACAGCATTTGTATCTTCAGCCACCACAGAAAGTTCATCCTCAATCTCATTAACTTCTGAAATATCTTCAGTGACATCAAATAACATTGAATCATCATCTATACCACCATCTGATAGTACCTCAGGCATATCCACTGAGATCCCTACCAGTGTGTCATCTGCTTCTCCAACTTCCGCTGAATCTCTTTCCACAACTGAACCTTCTACAGAATTTGTGTCTTTATCCACCACAGAAAGTTCTTCCACAATATTATCAACTTCTGAAACATCTTCAGTGACATCAAGTAACTTTGAATCATCATCTGTAGCACCATCTGTTAGTACCTCAGGCGCATCCACTGTGTTCCCTACCAGTGTGACATCTGGGCCTCCAACTTCCATTGAATTTCTTTCCACAACTGAACCTTCTACAGCATTCGTGTCTTCAGCCACCATAGAAAGTTCATCCACAATCTCACCAACCTCTGAAACTTCTTCATTGACATCAAGTAATGTTGAATCATCATCAGAATCCCCCTCTGTTAGTACCTCAGCCACATCCACTGATATTCTTACCAGTGTGACAGCTGAGTCTCAAACATCCACTGAACCTCTTTCCCTTACTGCATCTTCTACAGCGTTTGTATCTTCAACCACGATAGAAAgttcatcctcagtctcatcaacTTCTGAAACATCTTCAGTGACATCAAGTAACATTGAATCATCATCTGTATCACCTTCTGTTAGTACCTCAGGCGCATCCACTGAGATTCCTACCAGTGTGACATCTGGGCCTCCAACTTCCGCTGAATCTCTTTCCACAACTGAACCTTCTACAGAATTTGTGTCTTCATCCACCACAGACAGTTCTTCCACAATCTCATCAACTTCTGAAACCTCTTCAGTGACATCAAGTAACTTTGAATCATCATCTGTATCGCCTTCTGTTAGTACTTCAGGTACATCCAATGAGATTCCTACCAGTGTGACATCTGGGCCTCCGACTTCCACTGAATCTCCTTCCACAACTGAACCTTCTACAGCATTAGTGTCTTCAGCCACCATAGAAGGTTTATCCACAATCTCATCAACCTCTGAAACATCTTCAATGACATCAAGTAATGTGGAATCATCATCAGAATCCCCCTCTGTTAGTGCCTCAGCCACATCCACTGATATTCTTACCAGTGTGACAGCTGAGTCTCAAACATCCACTGAACCTCTTTCCCTGACTGCATCTTCTACAGCGTTTGTATCTTCATCCACCACAGAAAGTTCATCCTCAATCTCATCAATTTCTGAAACATCTTCAGTGACATCAAGTAACATTGAATCATCATCTGTATCACCTTCTGTTAGTACCTCAGGCACATCCACTGAGATTCCTACTAGTGTGTCATCTGCTTCTTCAACTTCCGCTGAATCTCTTTCCACAACTGAACCTTCTTCAGCATTTGTGTCTTCATCCACAACAGAAAGTTCTTCCATAATCTTGTCAACTTCAGAAACATCGTCAGTGACATCAAGTAACTTTGAATCATCATCTGTACGACCATCTGATAGTACCTCAGGCGCATCCACTGAGTTCCCTACCAGTGTGACATCTGGGCCTCCAACTTCCATTGAATCTCTTTCCACAACTGAACCTTCTACAGCATTCGTGTCTTCAGCCACCATAGAAAGTTCATCCACAATCTCATCAACCTCTGAAACTTCTTCAGTGACATCAAGTAATGTTGAATCATCATCAGAATCACCCTCTGTTAGTACCACAGCCACATCCACTGATATTCTTACCAGTGTGGCAGCTGGGTCTCAAACGTCCACTGAACCTCTTTCCTTGACTACATCTTCTACAGCATTTGTATCTTCATCCACCACAGAAAGTTCTTCCACAATCTATTCAAATTCTGAAACATCCTCAGTAACATCAAGTAACATTGAATCATCTGTAACAACTTCTGTTAGTACCTCAGGTACATCCACTGAGTTCCCTACCAGTGCGACATCTCTGCTTCCAACTTCCGCTGAATCTCTTTCCACATCTGAACCTTCTACAGCATTTGTGTCTTCAGCCACCACAGAAGGTTCTTCCACAATCTCATCAACTTTTGAAACATCCACAGTGACATCAAGTAACTTTGAATCATCATCTGTACCACCTTCTGTTAGTACCTCAGGCGCATCCACTGAGATCCCTACCAGTGTGACATCTGGGCCTCCAACTTCCACTGAATCTCTTTCCACAACTGAACCTTCTACAGCATTAGTGTCTTCAGCCACCACAGAAAGTTCATCCACAATATCATCAACTTCTGAAAAATCTTCAATGACATCAAGTAATGTGGAATCATCATCAGAATCCGCCTCTGTTAGTGCCTCAGGCACATCCACTGATATTCTTACCAGTGTGACAGCTGAGTCTCAAACATCCACTGAACCTCTTTCCCTGACTACATCTTCTACAGCGTTTGTATCTTCAGCCACCACAGAAAGTTCTTCCTCAATCTCATCAACTTCTGAAACCTCTTCAGCGACATCAAATAACAATGAATCATCATCTGTACCACCATCTGATAGTACCTCAGGCGCATCCACTGAGATCCCTTCCAGTGTGCCATCTGCTTCTCCAACTTCCGCTGAATCTCTTTCCACAACTGAACCTTCTACAGCATTTGTGTCTTTATCCACCACAGAAAGTTCATCCACAATCTCATCAACCTCTGAAACTTCTTCAGTGACATCAAGTAAGGTTGAATCATCATCAGAATCACCCTCTGTTAGTACCTCAGCCACATCCACTGATATTCCTACCAGTGTGACAGCTGAGTCTCAAACGTCCACTGAACCTCTTTCCCTGACAACATCTTCTACAGCATTTGTATCTTCATCCACCACAGAAAGTTCTTCCACAATCTCATCAACTTCTGAAACATCCTCAATAACATCAAGTAACATTGAATCATCATCTGTACCACCTTCTGTTAGTACCTCAGGTACAACCACTGAGTTCCCTACCAGTGCGACATCTCGGCCTCCAACTTCCTCTGAATCTCTTTCCACATCTGAACCTTCTACAGCATTTGTGTCTTCAGCCACCACAGAAAGTTCTTCCACAATCTCATCAACTTCTGAAACACCCACAGTGACATCAAGTAACATTGAATCATCATCTGTACCACCTTCTGTTAGTACCTCAGGTGCATCCACTGAGTTTCCTACCAGTGTGACATCTGGGCCTCCAACTTCCATTGAATCTCTTTCCACAACTGAACCTTCTACAACATTCGTGTCTTCAGCCATCACAGAAAGTTCATCCACAATCCCATCAAGCTCTGAAACTTCTTCAGTGACATCAAGTAATGTTGAATCATCATCAGAATCCCCCTCTGTTAGTACCTCAGCCACATCCACTGATATTCTTACCAGTGGGACAGCTGAGTCTCAAACGTCCACTGAACCTCTTTCCCTGATTGTATCATCTACAGCGTTTGTATCTTCATCCACCACAGAAAGTTCTTCCACAATCTCAACTTCTGAAACATCCTCAGTAACATCAAGTAACTTTGAATCATCATCTGTACCACCTTCTGTTAGTACCTCAGGTACAACCACTGAGTTCCCTACCAGTGCGACATCTCGGCCTCCAACTTCCTCTGAATCTCTTTCCACATCTGAACCTTCTACAGCATTTGTGTCTTCTGCCACCACAGAAGGTTCTTCCACAATCTCATCAACTTCTGAAACATCCACAGTGACATCAAGTAACTTTGAATCATCATCTGTACCACCATCTGTTAGTACCTCAGGCGCATCCACTGAGATCCCTACCAGTGTGACATCTGGGCCTACAACTTCCATTGAATCTGTTTCCACAACTGAACTTTCTACAGCATTAGTGTCTTCAGCCACCACAGAAAGTTCATCCATAATCTCATCAACCTCTGAATCTTCTTCAGTGTCATCAAGTAATGTTGAATCATCATCAGAATCACCCTCTGTTAGTACCTCAGCCACATCCACTGATATTCTTACCAGTGTGACAGCTGAGTCTCAAACGTCCACTGAACCTCTTTCCCTGACTGCATCTTCTACAGCGTTTGTATCTTCAACCACAATAGAAAgttcatcctcagtctcatcaacTTCTGAAACATCTTCAGTGACATCAAGTAACATTGAATCATCATCTGTATCACCTTCTGTTAGTACCTCAGGCGCATCCACTGAGATTTCTACCAGTGTGACATCTGGGCCTCCAACTTCCACTGAATCTCTTTCCACAACTGAACCTTCTACAGCGTTTGTATCTTCAGCCACCACAGAAAGTTCATCCACAATCTCATCAACCTCTGAAACATCTTCAATGACATCAAATAACATTGAATCATCATCTGTACCACCTTCTGTTAGTACCTCAGGCACATCCACTGAGATCCCTACCAGTGTGTCATCTGCTTCTCCAACTCCCGCTGAATCTCTTTCCACAACTGAACCTTCTTCAGCATTTGTGTATTCAGACACCACAGAAAGTTCTTCCACAAACTCATCAACTTCTGAAACATCTTCAGTGACATCAAGTAACTTTGAATCATCATCTGTATCGCCTTCTGTTAGTACCTCAGGCACATCCACTGAGTTCCCTACCAGTGTGACATCTGCTTCTCCAACTTCTACTGAATCTCTTTCCCTGACTGCTTCTACTACAGCGTTTGTATCTTCAGCCACCACAGAAAGTTCATTCTCAATCTCATTAACTTCTGAAACATCTTCAGTGACATCAAGTAATGTGGAATCATCATCTGTATCGCCTTCTGTTAGTACTTCAGGTACATCCAGTGAGATCCCTACCAGTGCGACATCTGGGCTTCCAACTTCCATTGAATCTCTTTCCACAACTGAACCTTCTACAGCATTTGTGTCTTCAGCCACCACAGAAGGTTCATCCACAATCTCATCAACCTTTGAAATATCTTTATTGACATCAAATAATGTTGAATCATCATCAGAATCACCCTTTGTTAGTGCCTCAGCCACATCCACTGATATTCCTACCAGTGTGACATCTGGATCTCCAATATCCACTGAATCTCTTTCCCCGACTGCATCTTCTACAGCGTTTGTATCTTCAGCTACTACAGAAAGTTCATCCACATTCTCATCAACTGCGGAAATGTCTTCAGTGACATCAAGTAACATTGAATCATCATCTGTACCACCATCTGTTAGTACCTCAGGCACATCCACTGATATCCCTACCAGTGTGTCATCTGCTTCTCCAACTTCCGCTGAATCTCTTTCCACAACGGAACCTTCTACAGCTTTTGTATCTTCAGCCACCACAGAAAGTTCTTCCACAATCTCATCAACTTCTGAAACATCCTCAGTGACATCAAGTAACTTTGAATCATCATCTGTACCACCTTCTGTTAGTACCTCAGGCACATCCACTGAGATCCCTACCGGTGTGACATCTGGGCCTCCAACTTCCACTGAATCTCTTTCCACAATTGAACCTTCTACAGCATTAGTGTCTTCAGCCACCACAGAAGGTTCATCCACAATCTTATCAACCTCTGAAAAATCTTCAATGACATCAAGTAATGTGGAATCATCAACAGAATCACCCTCTGTTAGTACCTCAGCCACATCCACTGATATTCTTACCAGTGTGGCAGCTGAGTCTCAAACATCCACTGAACCTCTTTCCCTGACTGCATCATCTACAGCATTTGTATCTTCATCCACCACAGAAAGTTCTTCCACAATCTCATCAACTTCTGAAACATCTTCAGTGACATCAAATAACAATGAATCATCATCTGTACCACCATCTGATAGTACCTCAGGCGCATCCACTGAGATCCCTTCCAGTGTGCCATCTGCTTCTCCAACTTCCATTGAATCTCTTTCCACAACTGAACCTTCTACAGCATTTGTGTCTTTATCCACCACAGAAAGTTCATCCACAATCTCATCAACCTCTGAAACTTCTTCAGTGACATCAA TGTGA